aaacacaatatttgTTACGTGGCAATTAACAGTAGGTCCAGTTACTCTTCGGTAGAACGGGTTGCTTTCTGTTTGCTTATTCAAGATGGCAGCATATGAATTGCTGCGTGAGATTCTGCTGAGACAGAGGACTCTTTCATGTGTGGTAATAAGTGACTGTTGGGATCCATTTATTCCTGAACAAACCTTGGGGGTAAATCATTATATACACATTCTTCCCTTCAGCAGACTGGATCTGTCTATGAAAGCAAACATGCAGTTTTCTGTAGACTAAACTCTATGAGTTCTGGCAAACATCTGCTTGAATTTTACTCTACGGCCCCATGAAGATATCTTTTTTTGTGGGCACTGTGGGATTATGGCTTTACATTCCTCATCAGTCTCTCTCATCTTCCCCATTTTCTAAAacctcttgtgtttttgtcttttgctcGTCCGACTCGTCTAAGCATGAGTGTGTTGGAAAGTAAAAGGCCATTGTAAAGTATGAGTTACAAAACATGATGATAACCAGACAGTAATCAGAAGGTAATCCTATGTTTCTGAAACCCAGATCTtctatctgtccatctggcTATTAAATGGGATTAACCATTGAAAACTAAGGGGGTAGGGAAACACAACCAAAGACAGAGGGTgcagtaagaaagaaaaagaagagagaaagctTAGAAATAATTGGTTTACTTTCTTGTAatagttgtttctgtttttatttttcaatgaTAAGAACCATTTTGTTATTCTGTTCGGCCATTTTGTTTATTATAGTGTGAAACTTTGCACCATGTCCAGTGACACTGTGCTGTGCAACTTCCTGAAGAGACTGTTCCTGAGACTGACTCTTACTTTTTGTACTTCTAGCataaattacattcattttataAATGGAGGTCAATCAGAGGAACTCAACGTTCAGACCAGCTAATTTCGAGTGCATGTGGATGCTCATGTTTCCTTTTCTTATGATATGGCTGTGAAACCTGCGTGGGAGGACATGTTAGCCAGCCACACGAAACAAAGATCGAATGGCTGCTCATGACAATCACTGACCGGGTTACGTTTGTTTGCCATTCCAGTTGCTCTGACACATTATTTGGATGAAGCGCATTTCAATTGAGGAGTCAAATTTCAAACTTAATTTAGTGTGTCCAAAACAATGAGTATCTAGTGCCTATACATcttttaatgcaaatgtttgttttgatttttgtgttgCCCGTCATCTTGGAAGAATAGAGACATTTCTCACATCATTTCTTCCTTGCAGAGATGAACAGATGAAAATATTTAGAAATGCACAAAAAGACTTGTGTTCGTATATTATTCTGTGTATAACAAAACACAACTGTGCTTTTTAAGATTTCGCAAACATCTACTTCAGGAACAAAATAACATGGCTCCAAAACCGGCAGATAAgacaaaatacaacagaaatctaaaaacataaaatgaaaaagacagttGTGGGTACCACTGTCATGTAACTTAAAGCTTGGTCTACAGTACAATTAATATTTATTCTTTCACAGATATAGTCCACCAAACGAGGTGTCCTTGGTAGGCAAGGACAGAGAATttgctacaaaaaaaaccccaagcCTTATTTCCTATCATTTAACCAGCCGACcacttttcttttaatctttagCATTATTGCATTTAACCTTTACAGCTTCTATTTATAGTGTTATTTTTCCGATTCCATCGAGGGGAGACTTTAGAGATTTCaaccttgtgttttgttttatcttggGAACAGATGGGCcaacctttaaaaacaaatgcaacGGATTTGCTGCTTCTTTAGCAATAAACAACCTTGATGCCAGGTCACATTTTCGGCTAAACGCTAAAGATGGATCTAATTATTTGTCACACAGGCCAGATCACTgttcagaagaaaaacatcCTCCTTCAGACTGGGGAACTGGTTCTACTGTGAAACTTTCCTTTGCATAAGTCTTTTAAGATGAAGTATGATCCCAGAGGGCAAGGTAGGACAGATGTACTAAGCATATGAGGTTTGAAATTTCTTTGTTGAATGTAAATTTGATCATTGTGTAACTTGTCACTTTCTCGTGTTAGTTTAAgccaaaatgcaaatgtaactGAATATGGATTTACAGTTGACAAGGAAATGATCACATTTCAGTTCACATTTTCACTCCTGAAAGGCTGTTAAATGACAGACCGCACCAAGTGGATAAATTAaacttacttaaaaatatatgaGGATTCGTCCACCTACTCATTGGGATGACTGAAGAGTGATTCTGTAGCTTCATCTTTTCAGCTGACCAGTCTTTTTATTTCAGACCAGACTTAGCTAACTTGCATTCCAGACTGGTTTTGTAAGTTAAAAGTTGAGTCACATTAAATCTTTTTCCATAACAACCAGCTGTCAGCCCTATTTTAGGCAAGGATGAGTTTGTCACCTCAAAGAAACTTCCCGGCCCTTTAAAACAACCAAAGCCATAAAGTCCGTTAACATTAATATATAAAACGACCAGGACACGAAATCAAGACCACAAAGACGACAAAGTTCGAagacaacagaaagacaaaataaaCTCCCAGTCTGAGAGGCATCTCAAGACCAGCAACCCCCATAAGCCTCTCCCCTCTTATGCTGGCACTTCATCTCCAGGTCAGGTGTGCCTCATTACGACTGATCAGGTAGCACCTGGGCAGAACTACAGCgaagacaggagaggaaaagggacAAACAGAGCACCAGGAACACATACAGCTGGAACAACCTGGTTCAAGTAAAGTTCTGGCATTTGGTAGCCTGGGATGTCAGgatatatacatattttaaattacaGGAATTCTGATTGATGTTTTAGAGAACGAacaattaactgagaaaataatctgcaaaaTACTCAGAAATTAAATCAGCATTAGCTGGAGCTCTGCCGACATCAGACTGGGAGCTGAGGCTTAGAACAATAATTTCTTTAGAGGTCATACTGTCATCACATGTTCAGTGTATTGGCAAAGTgactgataaaataaaacagctcaTTGCTCACtggaattttattttcaatcCTCCCGAGAAATCAtcaaaagagagaggaaaccaTCAAATTTACAACTAAGTTTGTATGATTTACGTTGTCTTGGGAACGCAGGAAGTAGGAtattccaaaaaacaaaacaaaaaacacattatccCACACAGTGCCTGTGTTCACCTGAACCCCCTGTAAGATCAACATTTAATGGCAAGAAAAGCAGAcgaaaaattaaaataaagccTTTGAAATAGCCCCAAAATGTGGCAGCCAGAAATGGAATGTGAACACTACAACACCTAGAACCTTCTGTTACTTAGGCTACTACTATTGATATTTTTCAACGGAGCAAGTTGAAAAGtgttctcatttttttcagattttaaaatattgaaattaaaGAGTGTGTAGCACCTATGCTATTGGCAGCGTATCCACCAGAGTACACGTGTATATTTGAAATGGTTTGGCTTTATGCTTTTTGACAACTGTAGAGAGTACTTCAGAAAAGATGATTTGTAAACTATTAACCTTTCGGAGACTTTCATGTGGAGGCAAGGATCATACTTGGCAGCACGTAATCTGGCTAAATCAGATTCGGGATGCTTCGGGCAGCATTGAGGCCAGGACTTGGTCAGGCACATGCTGTATCCATCAGTAAACTATGTGTTGGGTGCTGACATGATtatgtgtctcagtgtctctcaaaCCCCTTAAATTGCTCTAAGAACTAAGAATGGTTGTTGATGATATAAAGTGAAGGGTGATTTAGTGATTGCCTGGTCCCGTATAATTCATATCTCTAATTTATTCAGAAAGTTTGTAACTTTCCTGTTTGTGATTCAGAAACCAGGGAGAGCTCAGTAAGCAGTGCATTTATCCTGTCAGGTTTAGgtccattttgatgaatgagtggaggagagaaCTGTTCACCAAATCATCTATTAAACATCCTACTTAAAATTAAGCCGGTCGAGATAATTCATTCACGACCACAATGAGCGTGGTGGGATGGGTTTGTCAAGATAAGACAGACTGTTGAGGAATGACGCCAAGAGACAGACAACCAGGTCAATTGAAGCTTTAATTTGCTAAACACACGTGTGTCCCTCCAAGGTGAGAGGCAATCTGCAGCAGTTGTGCCTGGAATATAGAGTGATTCTGATGAAATGCAGGATCCTTTCACATAAGAGGCTTGTGAAGGACCATGGTACACATTCACAGGTAAGTGTAGCCTATTATCTAACAAAACAGGATGCGGGAGGGAACAGGATATTAATCATTTGCTAAATCCCTCCCCCAAACAGTGAGCACCTAGTCATAGCTTAGCAAGGCTGAGCAGGCCTGTCAGACTTTggatttttatattatatatcattatgcttaaaaaaaaaagctagcaCGTTCACTGTGTAGCATTTCCCCACGGTCACAGGCGTTTCTGGATGCTGCCAGAGGCTACGATTAGcagctctttccttttctttattgAAGGGGAAGTTTACACCCTGGCAACCCCCCCGGTGCTGCCTGATTTTGCAGCACTGGGTGGGCATGATGTTCACAAAACACATTGTTTCGACTCCGATTAGTCCTGCCAGCTACTTGCATCCCCTGTCTGAAACCAACATTGGGTAAGAATTAGTAAGAATTCTGAGCGGTAGATCTGTCAGCATGATCACTGAAAAGCGCCATGAAAGAATGGGAAGCTTCCTCAAATGGTGTGGTTAAAGTAGCTGTAGGAGGCAGGGTTTAGAGAACAGTCAACTGACACATTTAGTAgtattcccagtaccctgttgaAATTTATGAAGATAGGCTTCCAGAGGAGGGACTGAGGAAAGTACAAAAGATTGACTCATTTTATTTGACGACAACAGCATCTTGTTTTCAAGTTTGTATTGATGGCTTTAGTGCAAATGGGTGACATCAATTTATGACTAAAAccttggaaaatgaaaaaactcATAACTCTTTCAGTGACTGTCAGTCTTTGAAAGGTGATGACTGGAGGTTGGTTCTGTGCAAGCCTAAAACACTCCAAactgaaaatacacattttcacTCACTTGCTTTTCCTTTACAGACTTACAACAAGATAGTCTCCGGGTTTAAATCGGATCTGCCAAATGGAGACTTTCCATGTGGACATTACATGCTCTCCCACTGTCCAAAGACATGAACATTAGATGAAATGGGAACTCTAAATCTTGCGTGTGAATGTGACTGTTTTTATCTGTcagtaaactgtaaactgtaaacatgCTTATCTTTAAGTGTGTACTGCGATAGGCTCCAGCAGCTCTGGCCTGAGCAGGCCAAGAAGTATAGCCAAACGAAGAATGGATGCACAGTTCCTGTTATCCATATAAAACAAGTTCTGACAATAAAGCCCTCCAACTTACTCTAGAGAAGAGTTAGGTAACTCTGGGCATGTGTGCCAGCGGATCTTTTTCTTGGCTCCTAGAGACAGGGGACATCAAGAGCTTTACAAGCATGCGGTGTCAAGCTGTACTCTGGTGCACATTTTGTGCTTGTCAAGTTGTCTTTGAGGTTTTAAGTCTatgtttttcaattaaaaagCAGCCAGGACATAGCATAGGTACCACAAGGGGCAAAATGTGGCCTGGACACAGTAACATGCACTTTCAAACTGATTTACTGTTTACTTTCTGTTATATATGGTGAAGAGTACAATGCCTTACACAGTTTTCCTTTACTTTTGTAGGTGCCTCTGTGCCACTGTCAATTAATGTGGTTATTTACACTAtattttattctgttgtttatctttttgtggtaaactgaaaatattacagCAGATAAGGTGAAGACAGCCCTGAAATCTTTCCAACattgaatgaaaataatgtaGTACATCCATATGCCACCAACTGATATCAAGTCTGTGCCATATAGTAAAAATAGTTTAGTGAATTGTGCCCTCTGGTGGGTATAAAGAGGAATGAATACACTGGACACTGAGTATGGTACATAAACAGAATGAGAAATTATATCCATTACACAGACTAAACTGGCATAactcaataaaataaaacatcagaacagATGTTTTTAGCATAAAAAGTTGCTGAATTCTTGCACAATTGATTCAATTGTTCTTTCCAAGGCTATGCATGGCTTCTACATACATTAACCAAGCAGACAAACATCCTGTATACAAACAACTTTGCCTGTACAGCCACTGCAACGAACcataaattttgttttgattaatcCTTTAAGTATTTCTGATATATTGATCCATCATTTAGTGCATAAACTGAATATCACTCACTCACTAGGTTCATGTAGAGCTGGGACAAACAGATTTTAATACTTTTTCGCTACTTCTTTATGTTTGTTCCGTTGTGTGTGGAAGAATATATGTCAAGagatagatttaaaaaaaaaaaaaagaaatcggGCTCGTCCGGGATTTGAACCCGGGACCTCTCGCACCCTAAGCGAGAATCATACCCCTAGACCAACGAGCCACGTGACACTTGTTGCGCAATTTACAACAAGTAGCTGACGATGTGGACGAAACTTGATAGGTTGAGTACATAATTGTGTGTGTAGCGTGGAAATCGAATAACCGCCAGAGGTCGACATACGCTCGAAAGAAGAAGCTGCTGGCGAGGTGGTGGTGGGcaggggttgtgtgtgtgtgtgtgtgtgtgtgtaggtgtgtgtgtgtgtgtgttgggggcggggggcagAGGATCCAAACATGGCGAGAGGACTCACTCCCTGCTCCTTCCGTCTTCGTTTAAATCCTGTAAGACAGACCTTTGgttatttgtttctgtttagaaagtttctgtctttttgatACGAGTGTggaaacactttgtgtttttaatgtgttgaatgtgttttgtcttttttgttgttgttgtcagactgATTAATCGATTCATTGACTACTCTAGCCAGTGATTACTTTACATTGCCTTCTTTATATACTTTCATTACAGTCTATAATGATGCACGAGTTCCTGTTTCCACTGTGGAGAGGGGAGTTGCTGCTGTATTtacagtggcggttctacattgaattaccccccccccccccccccccccccccccacacacacacacacaaacagccatgttttaacaatatttgtattataacaatctccaactccaacactGCCAAAACAacttagaaattaaagttatcagaaattaaataaatatactctataagtggcaaaaatatacacaatcacacataacaacagaagagaataacaataatataaaataaaaacaatataattttattactttagaatagtaaagaaaataaaagaataacacaaacaaaatacagaataaatattctgaattgcacaaatccttcatcacacaaatgaaaacacactaaaggaaatctaattataacattatttaaaaaaaacaaaaacaaaaaacaaaaaaaaaaaccccaaaaaaactaGAATCACAAGGCCCGctgcccgtcccttctgtcgcggtgcAACTTTATACTTGATTTTCACACACCTCAGAATACAAATAGTACCATTGTTTATAGATAAACTGATTTTAACTTTGTAATTGTCTTGAATGAAAAGTGATTCATCTCCCAAATTGACAATCTTCGATTTGAAAAGTGGAACCAGTGACAGTTTCCATTTTCATTCAGATTTTCTTGTCATTCGCTTTCATTGTCCTTTTTGTCCATTCAGTGGCTTTGAAACAGCACACTTCCTTCGTGTGTGCACATGagggtgcatgtgtgtttgcttttgtgtctgTATAAAGGTATGACAAAGAGTGTGTCAGCATTACTGTATTTTTGAAGTGACAAAACCTGCTTTCAGAGATGCATAGAATACATATTTTTATTATGGAGAGGCCACGTCAGAGtcaataatgtgtgtgtgtgtatgaacagcATCTaccaaaaaaatataaaaagggTAAATATCTCAGGGGTTTTCATGTAACTTTTACAATCCAGTATGTTGACCACTGAGCCTTGAGACCCATTTGGCTTGGCTGCTGGGTGACAGGACGTGTTTAGCTCATGTCCGTGGATGTCTTATACACAGCAATGTGGAAGAACTATGGAGGATGGAGCCCCCCCCCCAGGAGGTCTCAGTCGATGTGTTTCTACCAGATGGCAGCCTCAGATCAGACACCCATAGCAGGAGGGGTTGGCACATATTTCACAAGGATCCGAAGGCGAGATGATATACACTGGAAAGTGCAAGGAAAAAATTAAACATCATATAATATTCATCTGacctaaaaatacatttttgttacACACAAGGGCCAGCTTTCCAGTTTTATGAAATACTGTTAATATTGATAATGGGATCTGTATCCGTCTCAATACAGCAACAAGGGTGCCGCCTGTGTCTAATGAACTTTAATGGTCCCCAAAGACTATTTGCACAGCTTTTCATAGGCCTCTTGTCTGGCATTATCATTCCAGAGCCACTTTATGGTGCAGCAGTTAGAGGATGTGCATAATACAATGTGTAAACAGTGAACTCTAGGAATCCATTAGAGTGCACTGCCTGTGCCTGTTGTGTCTTTAATCTCaagactgagaaagagagagcgtgTGTCTGAGTAATAAAACTGTAGATTAAACAGCGTCTCTTAAGAgcctgtgtgtgactgtttccTACATGAATCTGACAAAAGCCAAATGTTGAGACTGATGCTCACTTAGCAAGTAGTTTAGCAGCTGTAGCTCAGGTGATAGAGGAGGAATACTTTGACACTTAATTGTGAAATATGTTTActcgctttcttgctgagagtaaGATGACTTTTGTCTGTTGGGACTATTGTACAGATTTaacaaatgagaaatgtttCCCAGACTGGAAAACTCTGATGGGcagattttatttcctttgcaCAGAGCCAGGCAATGCCAAGCTCCACTGGGAATGAATGGACTCACGCTTGAGTGCCGTAAACAGAATGTGGAAGTAGGAAAAGCACTGATAGATGGACTAAAACGTTATTGGCCCAATATGTCACTAACATAACTTCTTATCCATACAATACCCTCTGTAGTGAGCTGTTGTCACATGAATAGTGTTTGCGCATTTAAATGTATATCAGAAAACACATTAGAAGGTAACTTGAGAGGCGCACACTGTAATATAATACCACAAAGGGCTTGTGCCTAAATAAATCTGATATCCAATAACATTTccatatttatttctttttttattcctggCCCAGTCTTACCTAGTTTGGAGAGAACAAAGCCTCTTCCTTTCCCTTGGCAAACTGGCTGAAAGACTTGCGGCAGGAGAGGGTTGGCGCAAACGGCTACAACACTTGTCTCAGTGAGTTGAGGGCTAACGTAGTCATCCAAATCCATCAGCTccttcagctgcttcactgCCTCCAAGGGGAAACTCTTGTCTCCAACCTGGAGGGGAAGGAACAAGAAGAACTTTGAGGCACAGGGAAAATGTGGTACAGGGGCTTTGATTTGAGGAAGAGAGCATGCTGTACATGTATTTGCTGAATGTACACTCCATCTTGAATTGGAAAAGAGGACTGGATGGCCACTTAAGCTGTAACTTCGAACATGACTGGACTAAATAACTGGTGCTGAAATGCGTTTGTATTGTTAGAGGAGGTGAAACACTTCCCTCTCAAATAGGAACTCAACATCAAACCTACGATTTTTTCTAAGATgcatttagaaaatgaaaaacaaagcaatgacagagtgaaaggaaagaaacaaaacacacagctcaaaAAGATAAAGAATGTCAACAGTATTTCCAAAAACGGGGGATACTCACCTTAACTTGCACACCTAGagctccaccacacacacagagcaccaaAACAACGACAGCACTGAGCGATCTCATTTTCAAATGATTCAAGGCGCTTCTCGGTTTAGAGGAGTGTTTCTTCTGTGGTTGCTGTATATCTGTGCTGCCTCTTATAAGGTGTTTGGACAGATTAGTGAGTGATTTATTAACAAAGGCAACTGGCAGGTTGAAGAGAGTAAAGGTAAGGGAACACTGATCGGTCAAAGATAACTAAAGGCTGCTGTACTCTAAGTGCTTTGGATCCTCTTTTTTAGTTTATTACCACTATCCTCTAAATTTGTTTATAACCTCTATCGCTGTTGTTTCCTCCGTCAGCACGATATTTTATTATTGACTTTGGGTTTCACACAAACGCACCAGATCCCTCGGTGCAACCTAATAAATCTCATCAGTTGTCTTTCTCCCACAGATATTCGTCACAGAGCTGTCTGATAAGGAGGAGGCTGTATACCTACAGAGCCAAACCATATAGGTCACTTGTTTGAATAGTTGTGATATTTACAAATGATGACGTTTTCTAGAAGCAAATGGAAACTTTTTATTTGCTTTGACgcacaaaaaaaagcaccttTAAATAGAAGTTCCTATAAGCTTAAAATGCTGTGAAGTATCACTTGAGAGGATATTCtactaaaaatgtaaaagtgaatattagaaaagtaaaaagaaacacacatacagcagcttGGGTTTGAGATCTTTCACAAAGCCTAACAATGGATAAATGTCAAATCTGTTTATGAGACCCAGTCAGCAGCCTCTCAACATTGACACTGAATTGTGTTATGACTGTGTGAACCCAAAGACATTGTTTCAGACCCATCAGTCATAAaattgaccttttttttttctcctgctgagTTAAACGAAGAAATGGAGGCGTCagctttctttatttctttgcattGCTTTATAACTCTTCTTTAAAACTTTGAGACAGTATAAGAGAAACAAAGTATGCAAACAATTACTTGCAGGTCTGtacaatataaatgtaaataagtGTACATTAATATGTGACCTTTCACTTTCGAATACTTGCTGTTTTTGCTGGAGACTCTTTTCCTTggtcttttgttttaaattagaTTTGACCGTGTTTTGTGAAAAATGGATGGTTGAAAGATGGATAACACAAAATTCAAAATGATGGCCTATGTTGTTCCCTGGAACTTACAGGACTACAATATGTATATGCAGCACAAATCTCCCACAGAACACAcctatatacacagacacacgtaACATAGCTGTTAATGAAAAACTGTGAAGTAACCAGACAAGTATTGTTTGGAAAATCAATGAATACTGTGGAAGATTTCCATCGGTTTTCACTGAATATGCATTATATAACTCTGGTGGACATTTAAAGACATTATCATGGTCTCATATCATTGTCTCAGGGAAAATATCCACATACATACTATGACATTTGTGTGGAATGGcctcagttatttttttctgttatgttttattaatttacttGTTcagctacattaaaaaaaaagtgaagaatgCAGTTACTAAATCTAAGCTCATGGGAGATACCACATAGTTCCTAAATGTACAGTACtggtcaaaagtttggacataccttctcattcagtgtttttgctttgtttctatCGACCTGGTCGTCTGATGCAGCTCTCAGTCAATCTCATTTTTCTTGAAATGGCCcttacatttgtgttttgggTCATTTTCTTGCTGGGTAAACAAACGTTGGTCCCACTAAGCCCACACCAGATGGGATTTAGTACTGCGGGTGCCATGCTGGTCAAGTATGCTTTGAATgctaaataaaaattcaaagagTGTCACCAGCAAAGCACCCACACGccatcacacctcctcctccgtgCTTCACAGTCAGAACCCGCAGAAGACGCAGATACCTTCCGTTCA
This region of Toxotes jaculatrix isolate fToxJac2 chromosome 3, fToxJac2.pri, whole genome shotgun sequence genomic DNA includes:
- the LOC121179490 gene encoding guanylin-like — encoded protein: MRSLSAVVVLVLCVCGGALGVQVKVGDKSFPLEAVKQLKELMDLDDYVSPQLTETSVVAVCANPLLPQVFQPVCQGKGRGFVLSKLVYIISPSDPCEICANPSCYGCLI